The Polypterus senegalus isolate Bchr_013 chromosome 1, ASM1683550v1, whole genome shotgun sequence genome includes a window with the following:
- the chst1 gene encoding carbohydrate sulfotransferase 1 — protein MQCSWKAVLLLALASIAIQYTAIRTFTAKPFQMCHVPNPLNCGLGQETDSFDRLCDEYPYFIYNISRKTHILILATTRSGSSFIGQLFNQHSDVFYLFEPLYHVQTTLIPRLSHSKNTADRRVMLGASRDLLRSLYDCDLYFLESYIKPQPVNHTTDKLFRRGASKALCSPPVCDAFQPSEVNIEEGDCIKKCAALNMTLARHSCRERRHVAIKIVRVPEINDLRALVEDPRLNLKIIQLVRDPRGILASRIETFRDTYRLWRIWRVTGRKPYNLDISQLTVVCEDFLNSVSTGLSRPAWLKGKYMVVRYEDLARNPLKKTKEIYEYLGMSMDSNVIRWIQTNTRGSNELSAKHKYGTVRDSAANAESWRLKLSYDMVDYTQTVCKQILNQLGYRMVESPEELKNLSLTVVEERSFVPFL, from the coding sequence ATGCAATGTTCTTGGAAGGCTGTTCTTCTGCTCGCCTTGGCTTCCATAGCAATTCAGTACACGGCGATCCGGACCTTTACAGCCAAGCCCTTCCAGATGTGTCATGTTCCCAATCCACTGAATTGTGGTTTAGGACAAGAAACTGATTCTTTTGACCGACTCTGTGATGAATATCCATATTTCATATACAACATCTCTAGAAAGACGCATATTTTGATTCTGGCTACTACCAGAAGTGGATCCTCTTTCATTGGACAGCTGTTTAATCAACATTcagatgtattttatttgtttgagcCTCTGTATCACGTGCAAACAACACTGATTCCACGTCTGTCTCATAGCAAAAACACAGCAGATCGGAGAGTCATGCTTGGGGCCAGCCGGGATCTGCTAAGAAGCTTGTACGACTGTGACTTGTATTTTTTGGAAAGTTACATTAAACCTCAACCTGTGAATCACACAACAGACAAGCTGTTTAGAAGAGGTGCTAGCAAGGCTTTATGTTCACCTCCAGTGTGCGATGCCTTTCAGCCCAGTGAGGTCAATATAGAGGAAGGCGACTGTATTAAAAAATGTGCTGCTCTGAACATGACCTTAGCTAGACATTCGTGTAGAGAGCGAAGGCATGTTGCAATTAAAATTGTGCGGGTTCCGGAAATCAATGATCTCAGGGCATTAGTTGAAGATCCACGGCTAAACCTAAAAATTATACAGCTGGTGCGAGACCCTCGAGGCATCCTTGCTTCCAGGATTGAAACATTCCGAGATACATACAGACTTTGGAGAATATGGAGAGTTACTGGTCGAAAACCATATAACCTAGACATTTCACAGCTGACTGTTGTGTGTGAGGACTTCTTGAACTCTGTTTCAACTGGACTCAGTAGACCTGCATGGCTGAAAGGAAAGTATATGGTTGTGCGATACGAGGATCTAGCAAGAAACCCCCTTAAGAAAACCAAGGAAATCTATGAATATTTAGGAATGTCCATGGACAGTAATGTAATACGGTGGATACAAACAAACACCAGAGGAAGCAATGAGCTATCAGCAAAACACAAATATGGAACGGTACGTGATTCTGCAGCAAATGCGGAAAGTTGGAGATTAAAACTTTCCTATGATATGGTAGATTATACTCAAACCGTATGTAAACAAATTCTGAACCAGCTAGGATACAGAATGGTAGAATCCCCTGAAGAACTTAAAAATTTGTCATTGACAGTGGTTGAAGAAAGAAGTTTTGTACCATTTTTGTAA